The genomic segment GGGGTAGCGCACGTGCGGCGCCAGCAGCGACACGCCCAGCCACACGTCGGAGCGCCGCTCAATGCCACCGGGGCCGACGATCATCGCGTTGGCATGGCCCTCGTTGATGTTCTCGCTCGCCGTCGACATGTCGCCACCGCGGGTCCGCCATTCCAGACGCGGCTCCAGCTGTCCGAACGCCTCGGCCACCTGCCGCAGGTCGGGCGCCTCGAACCGCTCCGGCGCGGCCACTTCGGCAAGCAGGGCACAGACCGGCAGCCGGCCACCGTCTTTCTTCGCCATCTCACCGGGCTCGGCCAGCGCGGCCCTGATCCTGGCCAACGACGCCTGCGCCTCCGGGTCCACCGCGTGCGCCTCGAACGCGTCGAGGCTGGCATCGAGAAAGCTCTGCAAATCATCCGGGCGGGCGGTCATGGCTGTCTCCTGAAGCTGGTCGCAAACGCGCTCAACCTTGGATGAAACCGACCCGGGGTCAATGCCTAAACCCCGCGCACCCCGTTCAGCGTCAGGTCGGCCACGACCCTCGCGTAATCCTCGCGCGCCTCGGGGCCGGCGCCGCTGTTCCACATGTAATACCAGTTCAGCATCCCGAAGACCGACATCGTCACCGAGCGCAGCTTGGCGCTGTCATCGCCCAACGCCTCGGGCGCGACGCCCTTCAGCACGTCGCCCACATAGACGACCATCTCGCGCTGATAGCCCCGCAGCACCGTTTGCTCCTCCGGCGGCAGACGGCCCACGCCATTCACCTGAACCCGGTGCTCGTAATCCGAGCCCTGGTAGGCCAGCAGGATTTCCCGCACCAGGGCGCGGACCCGCTCCTCCGGCGCCATCCCCTCAAGCTCGATGCTGCAGATCCGGTCACGCAGCCGCCGCAGGTAGGTCTCCAGGATATCGTATAGGATCGCGTCCTTGCCGTCGTAGTAGTGGTAGATATTCGCCTTCGAGATCCCGCAATCGCGCGCCAGCTGGGTCATCGACGCGCGGTCGAACCCCTCGGTCGCGAATACCTTCGCGGCCGAGGCCAGGATCTGCGCCCGCTTTTCGTCGTGGTCCTTGGCGATCGTCCGGGCCAAGCCTTACTCCTTCGCCCTGTTGTCGATCACGCGCTGCGCCTTGCCCTGCGAGCGGGCGACCTCGCCCGGGTCGCCGACGATGACTTCGGCCGACACGCCCACCACATCCTTGATGTGCTTGGTCAGCATCCGGGCCGAGGCGGTCTTGCTCGCCTCGTCGGCCGCCTTCGGGTCGGCCTCGACAAACACCCGCATCGCATCCATCCGGCCCGCCTTGTAAAGCTCGATCTGGAAATGCGGCGCAAGCCCGCCGGTCGCCATCACCTGCTCCTCGATCTGCGTCGGGAAGACGTTGACGCCGCGCAGAATGATCATGTCATCCGACCGGCCGGTGATCTTCTCCATCCGCCGCATGCTGCGCGCGGTGCCGGGCAGCAGGCGGGTCAGGTCGCGCGTCCGGTAGCGGATCATCGG from the Roseovarius indicus genome contains:
- a CDS encoding TetR/AcrR family transcriptional regulator gives rise to the protein MARTIAKDHDEKRAQILASAAKVFATEGFDRASMTQLARDCGISKANIYHYYDGKDAILYDILETYLRRLRDRICSIELEGMAPEERVRALVREILLAYQGSDYEHRVQVNGVGRLPPEEQTVLRGYQREMVVYVGDVLKGVAPEALGDDSAKLRSVTMSVFGMLNWYYMWNSGAGPEAREDYARVVADLTLNGVRGV
- a CDS encoding dimethylsulfonioproprionate lyase family protein, whose translation is MTARPDDLQSFLDASLDAFEAHAVDPEAQASLARIRAALAEPGEMAKKDGGRLPVCALLAEVAAPERFEAPDLRQVAEAFGQLEPRLEWRTRGGDMSTASENINEGHANAMIVGPGGIERRSDVWLGVSLLAPHVRYPDHTHPPEETYLVMSEGEFRHGDSGWFTPGVGGSLYNEPGITHAMRTADKPMFAMWALWGGEG